One genomic region from Jiangella sp. DSM 45060 encodes:
- a CDS encoding MFS transporter, which translates to MVVEARAAAPLVPLRIFRNRTLVGGNLLMLAVGLAVDGMLFPLTIHAQQVLGYSALQFGLMSAVMTGMSIAGAFAGQALVTRLGVRPIAIGGMLLVLGGALLLVPVSAGGSFAADVLAGLLVFGPGMGACFVAAQIAALTGVPEEESGLAAGLVDTLFTIGSALGIAIVTSVAVAAGRHGTVDGLRAAFGAAASFAVLGLLAALFVLPRRR; encoded by the coding sequence GTGGTCGTGGAGGCGCGCGCCGCGGCGCCACTGGTGCCGTTGCGGATCTTCCGCAACCGCACGCTGGTCGGCGGCAACCTGCTGATGCTCGCGGTCGGCCTGGCCGTCGACGGCATGCTGTTCCCGCTGACGATCCACGCCCAGCAGGTGCTCGGCTACTCGGCCCTGCAGTTCGGCCTGATGAGCGCCGTCATGACCGGCATGTCGATCGCCGGTGCGTTCGCCGGGCAGGCGCTGGTGACGCGGCTCGGCGTGCGGCCGATCGCGATCGGCGGGATGCTGCTGGTGCTGGGCGGGGCGCTGCTGCTGGTACCGGTCTCGGCCGGCGGCTCGTTCGCCGCCGACGTGCTCGCGGGGTTGCTGGTCTTCGGCCCGGGCATGGGCGCCTGCTTCGTCGCGGCGCAGATCGCCGCACTCACCGGCGTGCCCGAGGAGGAGTCGGGGCTGGCCGCCGGGCTCGTCGACACCCTCTTCACCATCGGCAGCGCGCTGGGCATCGCGATCGTCACGTCGGTCGCCGTCGCGGCCGGCCGGCACGGGACCGTCGACGGCCTGCGGGCCGCCTTCGGCGCCGCCGCCTCCTTCGCCGTCCTGGGCCTGCTGGCGGCGCTGTTCGTCCTCCCGCGCCGGCGGTGA
- a CDS encoding bifunctional 2-polyprenyl-6-hydroxyphenol methylase/3-demethylubiquinol 3-O-methyltransferase UbiG yields MDFLATHLPPAPARVLDAGCGDGRLADELRGRGYDVTAIDIDPTLARPGVLTADVCDFRGDPYDAVLFVLSLHHVHDLARAVVAAAGLLAPGGRLLVDEFAHERAGTAIADRFYDAPGSLPRWRAEHRELHTGTAMVDAIAERFGITLLESVPYLYRYLEDESLREAESVLGLRLAAVPAPA; encoded by the coding sequence ATGGACTTCCTCGCCACCCACCTGCCGCCCGCGCCCGCCCGCGTCCTCGACGCCGGGTGCGGCGACGGGCGCCTGGCCGACGAACTGCGCGGACGCGGCTACGACGTCACGGCCATCGACATCGACCCCACGCTGGCCCGGCCCGGCGTGCTCACCGCCGACGTCTGCGATTTCCGCGGCGACCCGTACGACGCGGTGCTGTTCGTGCTGTCGCTGCACCATGTGCACGATCTCGCTCGCGCCGTCGTGGCGGCCGCCGGGCTGCTGGCGCCGGGCGGCCGGCTGCTGGTCGACGAGTTCGCGCACGAGCGCGCCGGCACCGCCATCGCGGACCGCTTCTACGACGCGCCCGGCTCGCTCCCGCGCTGGCGCGCCGAGCACCGCGAACTGCACACCGGCACGGCCATGGTCGACGCGATCGCCGAGCGGTTCGGGATCACGCTGCTGGAGAGCGTGCCGTACCTCTACCGCTACCTCGAAGACGAGTCGCTGCGCGAGGCCGAGTCCGTCCTCGGACTGCGGCTGGCCGCCGTCCCCGCGCCGGCCTGA
- a CDS encoding cation:proton antiporter — protein MSNETLWMLTAVFGAALLAPFTADRLARFAAVPPVVIEIGLGILIGPAVLGWVRDTDVVSALSDLGLAFLMFLAGYEIDFRRIRGGPLRAAAWGWAASLVLGIGLGFLVAGTDARLVVGLALTTTALGTLLPMLRDHGLADTTLGTRFLAIGAAGEFLPILAIAFALSGERPAHTTIVLAVFGLVAVGAAVMARQPRHPRLARMVTSTLGTSAQVGLRLCVFVVVAMFAIAAGLGLDPVLGAFAAGIVVHLFLDAGDPHESEQVLSRLEGIGFGFFIPIFFVMSGVRFDVDALLAEPSTLLLLPVFLLFFLLVRGGPTVLLQRDALGVRPAVSLGLLASTALPLVVVITGIAQDEGVLGAGTASALVGSGMLSVLIFPTLALRLQAGAGTAASRSPRTDSASRSDSSSR, from the coding sequence ATGTCGAACGAGACGCTCTGGATGCTGACCGCGGTCTTCGGCGCCGCGCTGCTGGCGCCGTTCACCGCCGACCGGCTCGCCCGCTTCGCCGCCGTGCCTCCCGTCGTCATCGAGATCGGGCTCGGCATCCTCATCGGGCCGGCCGTGCTGGGCTGGGTCCGCGACACCGACGTCGTCAGCGCGCTGTCCGACCTGGGTCTGGCCTTCCTCATGTTCCTGGCCGGCTACGAGATCGACTTCCGGCGCATCCGCGGCGGGCCGTTGCGCGCCGCAGCCTGGGGCTGGGCCGCCTCGCTCGTGCTCGGCATCGGCCTGGGCTTCCTCGTCGCGGGCACCGACGCCCGCCTCGTCGTCGGGCTGGCGCTGACCACGACCGCCCTGGGCACGCTGCTGCCGATGCTGCGCGACCACGGGCTGGCGGACACCACCCTCGGGACGCGGTTCCTGGCCATCGGGGCGGCCGGCGAGTTCCTGCCCATCCTCGCGATCGCGTTCGCCCTCAGCGGCGAACGACCGGCGCACACGACGATCGTCCTCGCGGTCTTCGGGCTGGTGGCGGTGGGCGCGGCGGTCATGGCCCGGCAGCCTCGCCATCCGCGGCTCGCCCGCATGGTCACGAGCACACTCGGCACCAGCGCGCAGGTCGGGCTGCGGCTGTGCGTGTTCGTGGTCGTCGCGATGTTCGCCATCGCCGCGGGCCTGGGCCTCGACCCGGTGCTCGGCGCGTTCGCGGCGGGCATCGTCGTCCACCTGTTCCTCGACGCCGGCGACCCGCACGAGTCCGAGCAGGTGCTGTCGCGCCTGGAGGGCATCGGCTTCGGATTCTTCATCCCGATCTTCTTCGTCATGAGCGGCGTCCGCTTCGACGTCGACGCGCTGCTGGCCGAGCCGTCGACGCTGCTCCTGCTGCCGGTGTTCCTGCTGTTCTTCCTGCTGGTGCGCGGCGGGCCGACGGTGCTCCTGCAGCGTGACGCGCTCGGCGTCCGGCCGGCGGTGTCGCTCGGCCTGCTGGCCTCGACGGCGCTGCCGCTGGTGGTCGTGATCACCGGCATCGCGCAGGACGAGGGCGTGCTCGGCGCCGGCACCGCCAGCGCGCTCGTCGGCAGCGGCATGCTCTCGGTGCTGATCTTCCCGACCCTCGCGCTGCGCCTTCAGGCCGGCGCGGGGACGGCGGCCAGCCGCAGTCCGAGGACGGACTCGGCCTCGCGCAGCGACTCGTCTTCGAGGTAG
- a CDS encoding LacI family DNA-binding transcriptional regulator, with the protein MTATLRDVARLAGVSFKTVSNVVNDHPYVSDTTRAKVQAAIDELGYRPNRQARSLRSGRTGAIGLAVPELSLAYFAQLADEVITAAEQRDVVVVIEQTGGDRRRELDVLSGSRRQLTDGLLFSPLGLGNDDGGLLAVDFPLVLLGERIFDGPVDHVTMENVDAARAATDHLLGLGRRRIAVIGAHEGEVIGSAGLRLRGYRAALDVRGVAYDDALVVDAGPWHRINGAEAMRALLERGVEFDAVFALNDELALGALRVMQEQGIRVPADVAIIGFDDVDEGKYSLPSLSTVDPGRREIARLAVEVLLDRIEKGSGEPRRELRSGYRIVERESTQPG; encoded by the coding sequence ATGACAGCGACGCTGCGTGATGTCGCCCGGCTGGCGGGTGTGTCGTTCAAGACCGTGTCGAACGTCGTCAACGACCATCCGTACGTCTCCGACACCACCCGCGCCAAGGTGCAGGCGGCCATCGACGAGCTGGGGTATCGGCCGAACCGCCAGGCGCGCAGCCTGCGGTCGGGCCGTACCGGCGCCATCGGGCTGGCCGTGCCGGAGCTGAGCCTCGCGTACTTCGCCCAGCTCGCCGACGAGGTCATCACCGCGGCCGAGCAGCGCGACGTCGTCGTCGTCATCGAGCAGACCGGCGGCGACCGCCGCCGCGAGCTGGACGTGCTGTCCGGGTCGCGGCGCCAGCTCACCGACGGCCTGCTGTTCAGCCCGCTCGGCCTGGGCAACGACGACGGCGGGCTGCTCGCCGTCGACTTCCCGCTGGTGCTGCTGGGCGAGCGCATCTTCGACGGCCCGGTCGACCACGTCACCATGGAGAACGTCGACGCCGCGCGCGCCGCCACCGACCACCTGCTCGGCCTCGGCCGGCGGCGCATCGCCGTCATCGGCGCGCACGAGGGCGAGGTCATCGGGTCGGCCGGGCTGCGGCTGCGCGGCTACCGGGCCGCGCTCGACGTGCGCGGCGTCGCCTACGACGACGCGCTGGTCGTCGACGCCGGGCCGTGGCACCGCATCAACGGCGCCGAGGCCATGCGGGCGCTGCTCGAGCGCGGCGTCGAGTTCGACGCGGTGTTCGCGCTCAACGACGAGCTGGCGCTGGGCGCGCTGCGGGTCATGCAGGAGCAGGGCATCCGGGTGCCGGCCGACGTCGCCATCATCGGCTTCGACGACGTCGACGAGGGCAAGTACTCGCTGCCCAGCCTCAGCACCGTCGACCCCGGCCGGCGCGAGATCGCCCGGCTCGCCGTCGAGGTGCTGCTCGACCGCATCGAGAAGGGATCCGGCGAGCCGCGCCGGGAGCTCCGTTCGGGCTACCGCATCGTCGAGCGCGAGTCCACCCAGCCGGGCTGA
- a CDS encoding BTAD domain-containing putative transcriptional regulator, with amino-acid sequence MPEPVVFVRLLGQVELLRGTLPVPLARRPAALLAALALRLGTPVSYAAITELLWSPDELPASPRRAIQTYASRLRDALGRDAVVAHGDGLRLDLDPDQVDLHRFRRLAAAATDPATLTEALELWTADPLSGLAVGQLTVVEGPALLDEVLSVAERRDELRLRAGDLDDVFVASLRRLTSEHPWRERSWCHLMLALYRTGQQGEALATFARLVTVLRDDLGIDPGAEATQLHQRMLAGDPDLLDAAPAAPVTAAAEPPAQLPAGSPAFVGRPHELAALARLLERPADRVRVAVVSGPAGVGKTATTVEAAHRARSRFPDGQLFAEGTRGGAEVPARDLLGAFLRDLGVAADDLPSAQAGRAALFRSMCARRRLLLVIDDAHSVEQVTALLPGAGECAVLVTTRRRLAVPANVSVDLDAISATESHELLATLIGADRLTAEPAAAAAIVEACAGSPLALLIVGGRLATRPAWPLAHLRDRLTGPGRLAELQLDGRSVEAALDATTGTLAAPAAARFRALGALPADLVDVETAAALWETGRAEARELLEQLCDLRLLEPAAPECYAWHGLIGSYLRDQPGRRDPTGLRRALRQAIASVAHANERLRPGDRPLHPVIAGVDADGVVFAGHDDVHAWVHPRGALLVGLARDALTSGHADSAVEAAALATSLDLLIYECCGSSDGTEDLLRAVTVTPLPPVADRFVGSAWHNLASGLSDQGRLAEAEDAAAQAIAFWRRTGDRYGEAALLNNLAGLRGRYGDDIAALEYMRQCMEVADALPLSLRARCQATYAERLASHGDVAAARAALDEARQLDTPEPGSYPAYHLLSAEVRVHLAADRPAEAVGTAERAVATAQAMRSPRLVARATLTLARARRLAGRESLDTAAEALQGLAALNPTDLQATGEALAELAHAHRARGDLVSADACAAEAARLVDVGGLRGTPWATTLLGGLSPVGPAG; translated from the coding sequence GTGCCCGAACCAGTCGTCTTCGTCCGGCTGCTGGGCCAAGTCGAGCTGCTGCGGGGCACGCTGCCGGTGCCGCTGGCCCGCCGTCCGGCCGCGCTGCTCGCCGCGCTCGCGCTGCGGCTGGGCACGCCGGTGTCGTACGCCGCGATCACCGAGCTGCTGTGGTCGCCGGACGAGCTCCCGGCCAGCCCGCGGCGGGCCATCCAGACGTACGCGTCGCGGTTGCGCGACGCGCTGGGGCGCGACGCGGTCGTCGCGCACGGCGACGGCCTGCGCCTGGACCTCGACCCCGACCAGGTCGACCTCCACCGCTTCCGCCGGCTCGCCGCGGCGGCCACCGACCCGGCGACCCTGACCGAGGCGCTGGAGCTGTGGACCGCGGACCCGCTGTCCGGGCTCGCGGTCGGCCAGCTGACCGTCGTCGAAGGGCCGGCCCTGCTCGACGAGGTGCTCAGCGTGGCCGAGCGGCGCGACGAGCTGCGGCTGCGGGCCGGCGACCTCGACGACGTGTTCGTGGCGTCGCTGCGGCGGCTGACGTCGGAGCATCCGTGGCGCGAGCGGTCCTGGTGCCACCTGATGCTGGCGCTGTACCGCACCGGCCAGCAGGGCGAGGCGCTGGCGACGTTCGCCCGCCTGGTCACGGTGCTGCGCGACGACCTCGGCATCGACCCCGGCGCCGAGGCCACCCAGCTGCACCAGCGGATGCTGGCCGGCGACCCCGACCTCCTCGACGCCGCACCGGCGGCGCCCGTCACGGCGGCGGCCGAGCCGCCGGCCCAGCTGCCGGCCGGGTCGCCGGCGTTCGTGGGCCGCCCGCACGAGCTGGCGGCGCTGGCCCGGCTGCTGGAGCGCCCGGCCGACCGCGTCCGCGTCGCCGTCGTGTCCGGTCCGGCCGGCGTCGGCAAGACGGCCACGACGGTCGAGGCGGCGCACCGGGCCCGGTCCCGGTTCCCCGACGGCCAGCTCTTCGCCGAGGGCACCCGCGGCGGCGCCGAGGTCCCGGCGCGCGACCTCCTCGGGGCGTTCCTGCGCGACCTCGGCGTCGCGGCCGACGACCTCCCGTCCGCGCAGGCCGGCCGCGCGGCGCTGTTCCGCTCGATGTGCGCGCGCCGCCGGCTGCTCCTCGTCATCGACGACGCGCACTCGGTCGAGCAGGTCACCGCCCTGCTGCCGGGCGCCGGCGAGTGCGCCGTGCTCGTCACGACGCGCCGGCGGCTGGCCGTCCCGGCGAACGTGTCGGTCGACCTCGACGCCATCTCGGCCACGGAGTCGCACGAGCTGCTGGCGACGCTGATCGGCGCCGACCGGCTGACCGCGGAGCCCGCGGCCGCCGCCGCCATCGTCGAGGCGTGCGCCGGCTCGCCGCTGGCGCTGCTGATCGTCGGCGGACGGCTCGCCACCCGGCCGGCCTGGCCGCTGGCGCACCTGCGCGACCGCCTCACCGGGCCCGGCCGCCTGGCCGAACTGCAGCTCGACGGCCGCTCCGTCGAGGCCGCCCTCGACGCCACCACCGGCACCCTCGCCGCCCCGGCCGCCGCCCGGTTCCGCGCCCTGGGCGCGCTGCCGGCCGACCTCGTCGACGTCGAGACCGCCGCGGCGCTGTGGGAGACCGGCCGGGCCGAGGCCCGCGAGTTGCTGGAACAGCTCTGCGACCTCCGGCTGCTGGAGCCGGCCGCCCCCGAGTGCTACGCCTGGCACGGCCTCATCGGCAGCTACCTGCGCGACCAGCCCGGGCGGCGCGACCCCACCGGCCTGCGGCGGGCGCTGCGCCAGGCCATCGCGTCGGTCGCGCACGCCAACGAGCGGCTGCGCCCGGGCGACCGGCCGCTCCACCCCGTCATCGCCGGTGTCGACGCCGACGGCGTGGTGTTCGCCGGACACGACGACGTCCATGCCTGGGTGCACCCGCGCGGCGCGCTGCTGGTCGGTCTGGCCCGCGACGCCCTGACGTCGGGCCACGCCGACAGCGCGGTCGAGGCAGCGGCCCTGGCCACCAGCCTCGACCTGCTGATCTACGAGTGCTGCGGATCGTCCGACGGCACCGAGGACCTGCTGCGCGCCGTCACCGTCACGCCGCTGCCGCCGGTCGCCGACCGTTTCGTCGGCAGTGCCTGGCACAACCTCGCCTCCGGCCTGTCCGACCAGGGCCGGCTGGCGGAGGCCGAGGACGCCGCGGCACAGGCCATCGCGTTCTGGCGGCGGACCGGCGACCGGTACGGCGAGGCCGCCCTGTTGAACAACCTCGCCGGACTGCGCGGCCGGTACGGCGACGACATCGCCGCGCTCGAGTACATGCGCCAGTGCATGGAGGTCGCCGACGCGCTGCCGCTCTCGCTCCGTGCCCGCTGCCAGGCCACCTACGCCGAGCGCCTCGCCAGCCACGGCGACGTCGCCGCGGCGCGGGCCGCGCTGGACGAGGCACGCCAGCTGGACACACCGGAGCCGGGGTCGTACCCCGCCTACCACCTGCTGTCGGCCGAGGTCCGGGTGCACCTCGCCGCGGACCGGCCGGCCGAGGCGGTCGGCACTGCCGAACGCGCCGTCGCGACCGCCCAGGCCATGCGCTCGCCCCGGCTGGTCGCCCGCGCGACCCTCACGCTGGCACGGGCCCGGCGGCTGGCCGGCCGCGAGAGCCTCGACACCGCGGCCGAGGCCTTGCAGGGCCTCGCCGCGCTGAACCCGACCGACCTGCAGGCGACCGGCGAGGCGCTGGCCGAACTCGCGCACGCGCACCGCGCCCGCGGCGACCTCGTCAGCGCCGACGCCTGCGCCGCGGAGGCGGCCCGCCTCGTCGACGTCGGCGGGCTGCGCGGCACCCCGTGGGCCACGACGCTGCTCGGCGGCCTCAGCCCGGTCGGCCCGGCCGGCTGA
- a CDS encoding LysR family transcriptional regulator has product MLDTWSLRVLAEVAEHGSFSAAADALTMTQPAVSRQIAALERRAGVRLFHRRPRGVVPTAAGELAIGEAREILGRLAALEARLRAYAQLRGGHVRLSAFPSANTAFVPAAIRRFSEAHPGVEVGLIRGGPGDVRSGAVDVALVTDWDEARDGVELVPLLDEEHRVALPAGHRLAGRPTVALRDLRGETWIEGGHPDCLGPLTALTRALGGPPRVGFVCDDWTGKQALVAAGMGVTVISTLAAAAIRPDVVLRPTAPALPRRRLLAAVAPRDRRTPAAAAMLTVLTSLAAGYRS; this is encoded by the coding sequence ATGCTGGACACGTGGTCGCTGCGGGTGCTGGCCGAGGTCGCCGAGCACGGCTCGTTCTCCGCCGCGGCCGACGCCCTGACGATGACCCAGCCGGCCGTCTCACGGCAGATCGCCGCGCTGGAGCGGCGGGCCGGTGTCCGGTTGTTCCACCGCCGCCCGCGGGGCGTCGTCCCGACGGCGGCCGGCGAGCTGGCCATCGGCGAGGCGCGCGAGATCCTCGGCCGGCTGGCCGCGCTGGAGGCCCGGCTGCGCGCGTACGCGCAGCTGCGCGGCGGGCACGTCCGGCTGTCGGCGTTCCCGAGCGCGAACACCGCGTTCGTCCCGGCGGCGATCCGCCGGTTCAGCGAGGCGCACCCCGGCGTCGAGGTCGGGCTGATCCGCGGCGGCCCCGGCGACGTCCGCTCCGGCGCCGTCGACGTCGCGCTGGTCACCGACTGGGACGAGGCCCGCGACGGCGTCGAGCTGGTGCCGCTGCTGGACGAGGAGCACCGGGTGGCGCTGCCGGCCGGGCACCGGCTCGCCGGGCGCCCCACCGTCGCCCTGCGCGACCTGCGCGGCGAGACCTGGATCGAGGGCGGCCACCCCGATTGCCTCGGCCCGCTCACGGCGCTGACGCGCGCCCTCGGCGGGCCGCCGCGCGTCGGCTTCGTCTGCGACGACTGGACCGGCAAGCAGGCGCTGGTCGCGGCCGGCATGGGCGTCACCGTCATCTCGACGCTGGCCGCCGCGGCCATCCGCCCCGACGTCGTCCTGCGGCCCACCGCCCCCGCCCTGCCGCGCCGCCGCCTGCTGGCCGCCGTCGCGCCGCGCGACCGGCGCACCCCGGCGGCGGCCGCCATGCTGACGGTGCTGACGTCACTCGCCGCCGGCTACCGGAGCTGA
- a CDS encoding RICIN domain-containing protein has translation MTTVRSPRRRALAAVAAVAAIAAAALAAAPDPAATAVTTGNGALVYSPAAGTSFDPEGNRPVGTTYPKVITLKHNGSANGTQLVTFDQLVLVGGVQVYPIHRSTDGGISWSKIADVAPSATFPTLTRTAQPFLYELPQQVGSLPAGTVLLAGMIMPADRSSSRLVVYQSQDRGVTWSYLSTIDTGGPAVYDPSPTSTTTTVWEPALAVDGQGGLVAYFSDERQKPNGVLQAVSYRRSTDGGLTWGPLVNVSAPAGTNDRPGMITVTKLPDGRYLATFEVVNRPSLSQNTAPVYYKISPDGLNWSPESSIGTPVRLADGRGIGSSPFVKWVPGGGPNGMVIVSSKWSLDGSGNINTGQHFYVNYNLGEGPWERLPYAVTYDSTDTQGGAFSGFAQGFDTTVDGRTLVHATNVENPSTTYNDVRVGTIPLDAQQYEAERAVRTDASLVTHHDASNGQKVGNINNAGSSVAFTVRAPAAGSYRLNVRYANGMGTTSTHSVSVNGGAATTISYPPTVDWGRYLWAQHTVNLNAGVNTVTFTKATSFAELDVLHVYRTSAPLDPQFRVVNRTSGKFLEILSALTTDGAGAGQWGDTNHATQVWNLRTVTGGVQLANVNSGKLLEIPGAATGDGVQAVQWAPTGHATQTWVPTLLTGGWWRLANANSGKSLEIAGGSTADGTVAQQWTTSSCQCQQWRLKREGIQ, from the coding sequence ATGACCACCGTACGCAGTCCACGCCGCCGTGCGCTGGCGGCCGTCGCCGCCGTCGCCGCCATAGCCGCGGCCGCCCTCGCCGCCGCGCCCGATCCCGCCGCCACCGCCGTCACCACCGGCAACGGCGCCCTCGTCTACTCACCCGCCGCCGGCACCTCGTTCGACCCGGAGGGCAACCGCCCGGTCGGCACCACCTACCCCAAAGTCATCACGCTCAAGCACAACGGCAGCGCCAACGGCACCCAGCTGGTGACGTTCGACCAGCTGGTGTTGGTCGGCGGCGTGCAGGTGTACCCGATCCACCGCAGCACCGACGGCGGCATCAGCTGGAGCAAGATCGCCGACGTCGCGCCCAGTGCCACCTTCCCCACCCTCACCCGCACCGCCCAGCCGTTCCTGTACGAGCTGCCGCAGCAGGTCGGCTCGCTGCCGGCCGGGACCGTCCTGCTGGCCGGGATGATCATGCCGGCCGACCGGTCGAGCAGCCGGCTCGTCGTGTACCAGAGCCAGGACCGCGGCGTCACGTGGTCCTACCTCAGCACCATCGATACCGGCGGGCCGGCCGTCTACGACCCGAGCCCGACGTCGACCACCACCACCGTCTGGGAGCCGGCGCTGGCCGTCGACGGTCAGGGCGGGCTGGTCGCCTACTTCTCCGACGAGCGGCAGAAGCCGAACGGCGTGCTGCAGGCGGTGTCGTACCGGCGCTCCACCGACGGCGGGCTGACCTGGGGCCCGTTGGTCAACGTCTCCGCGCCGGCCGGTACGAATGACCGGCCGGGCATGATCACCGTGACGAAGCTGCCCGACGGCCGCTACCTGGCGACGTTCGAGGTGGTGAACCGCCCGAGTCTGAGCCAGAACACCGCGCCCGTCTACTACAAGATCTCCCCCGACGGCCTGAACTGGAGCCCGGAGTCGAGCATCGGCACGCCGGTGCGACTGGCCGACGGCCGCGGCATCGGGTCGTCGCCGTTCGTGAAGTGGGTGCCCGGCGGCGGGCCGAACGGCATGGTGATCGTGTCGTCGAAGTGGTCGCTGGACGGCAGCGGGAACATCAACACCGGCCAGCACTTCTACGTCAACTACAACCTCGGCGAGGGGCCCTGGGAGCGGCTGCCGTACGCCGTCACGTACGACTCCACCGACACCCAGGGCGGCGCGTTCAGCGGCTTCGCCCAGGGCTTCGACACCACCGTCGACGGGCGCACGCTCGTGCACGCGACCAACGTCGAGAACCCGTCGACCACCTACAACGACGTCCGCGTCGGCACCATCCCGCTGGACGCCCAGCAGTACGAGGCCGAGCGGGCCGTGCGCACCGACGCGTCCCTGGTCACCCACCACGACGCGTCGAACGGACAGAAGGTCGGCAACATCAACAACGCGGGCAGCTCGGTGGCGTTCACCGTGCGGGCGCCGGCCGCGGGGTCGTACCGGCTGAACGTCCGCTACGCCAACGGGATGGGCACGACCAGCACCCACTCCGTCAGCGTCAACGGCGGCGCGGCGACCACCATCTCCTACCCGCCGACGGTCGACTGGGGCCGCTACCTGTGGGCCCAGCACACGGTGAACCTCAACGCCGGCGTCAACACCGTCACGTTCACCAAGGCGACGTCGTTCGCCGAGCTGGACGTGCTGCACGTGTACCGCACGTCGGCGCCGCTGGACCCGCAGTTCCGCGTCGTCAACCGGACCAGCGGGAAGTTCCTGGAGATCCTCTCCGCGCTCACCACCGACGGCGCCGGCGCCGGCCAGTGGGGCGACACGAACCACGCCACCCAGGTGTGGAACCTGCGGACGGTCACGGGCGGCGTCCAGCTGGCCAACGTCAACAGCGGGAAGCTGCTGGAGATCCCCGGCGCCGCCACCGGTGACGGCGTCCAGGCCGTGCAATGGGCCCCGACCGGCCACGCCACCCAGACCTGGGTGCCGACGCTGCTGACCGGCGGCTGGTGGCGGCTGGCCAACGCGAACAGCGGCAAGAGCCTCGAAATCGCCGGCGGATCCACCGCCGACGGCACCGTCGCCCAGCAGTGGACCACGAGCTCCTGCCAGTGCCAGCAGTGGCGGCTGAAGCGGGAGGGCATCCAGTAA
- a CDS encoding helix-turn-helix domain-containing protein, with the protein MSTKRSYADGCAAAHALDLVGERWALLVVRELLLGPKRFSGLRRGLPGAAPNVVAQRLRDLEAAGVVRRRTLPPPVASQVYELTTWGLELEPVVRALGRWGSRSPGMDHDAPLSVDALVLAMRTLFAPARAAGLDATYALRVDDDAFTATVGGGEFRIVRGAGPADVAVTAAGTVLNEVIWGGQDLGAAVDDGLVRLDPDTETARRFFDLFPLPEPAAPAGSGR; encoded by the coding sequence GTGTCGACCAAGCGCTCCTACGCCGACGGCTGCGCGGCCGCGCACGCCCTCGATCTCGTCGGCGAGCGGTGGGCGCTGCTCGTGGTGCGCGAGCTGCTGCTCGGCCCGAAACGCTTCTCCGGCCTGCGACGAGGGCTGCCCGGCGCGGCGCCCAACGTCGTCGCGCAACGGCTGCGCGACCTCGAGGCCGCCGGCGTGGTGCGCCGCCGCACGCTGCCGCCGCCGGTCGCGTCGCAGGTCTACGAGCTGACGACGTGGGGACTCGAGCTCGAGCCGGTGGTGCGCGCGCTCGGCCGCTGGGGCAGCCGGTCCCCCGGCATGGACCACGACGCCCCGCTCAGCGTCGACGCCCTGGTGCTGGCCATGCGCACGCTCTTCGCCCCCGCCCGCGCGGCCGGCCTCGACGCCACGTACGCGCTGCGCGTCGACGACGACGCCTTCACCGCCACGGTTGGCGGGGGCGAGTTCCGCATCGTGCGCGGCGCCGGGCCGGCCGACGTCGCCGTCACCGCCGCCGGCACCGTCCTCAACGAGGTCATCTGGGGCGGCCAGGACCTCGGCGCCGCCGTCGACGACGGGCTCGTGCGGCTCGACCCCGACACCGAGACCGCCCGCCGGTTCTTCGACCTGTTCCCGCTGCCCGAGCCGGCCGCGCCCGCCGGCTCCGGCCGGTAA